The following are from one region of the Ischnura elegans chromosome 12, ioIscEleg1.1, whole genome shotgun sequence genome:
- the LOC124169216 gene encoding aspartate--tRNA ligase, mitochondrial isoform X3, with amino-acid sequence MRTHTCGSLSEKDVGSSVRLCGWLQYSRLSRFAIIRDSYGLTQVIIPDERKDLAHKLSETSFESVVRVNGRVILRPPDQVNDTLSTGKIEVVAEDFAVLNPANKDLPFSIRKYNKAKEFLQMKHRYLSLRFPELQRNLRLRSQMINLMRKFLIKACAFVEVETPTLFRRTPGGAQEFLVPTQQAGQFYSLVQSPQQLKQLLMVGGIDRYFQVARCYRDESARPDRQPEFTQLDIEMSFCSRDGVMDLVEEILLHSWHVCTTNSNPPPFPRIAYEEAMASYGTDKPDTRFEMMLTDVTGVFNESSSKIGSIVKSKPSFRAACFVIPKVLGCDYISRTVLKRLEDEVRKAVKETKSVHVFTEKLSLDGDHQRFAASLSANPGDWIFAAVGEKRDILPFLGRLRLTVADFLESKGVRVREEGFRFLWVEDFPLFFPMEEGNEIGTELESAHHPFTQPHPDDLHLLPQEPLKVRGLHYDLVCNGCEIGGGSARIHDEGLQRMILDKLAINSEALSHLLQALGSGCPPHAGIALGLDRMVALAVGAESVREVMAFPKGSDGQDIMAGSPSAVTQEELDLYHISIKLPKGQT; translated from the exons ATGAGAACTCACACATGTGGTTCGCTGAGTGAAAAGGATGTGGGGTCCTCGGTTCGTCTGTGTGGATGGTTGCAGTATAGTAGACTGAGCCGATTTGCTATTATTAGGGACAGTTATGGGCTAACCCAAGTTATAATACCGGATGAG AGAAAGGATCTTGCTCATAAATTAAGTGAAACCAGTTTTGAATCAGTTGTACGTGTTAACGGAAGAGTAATTCTTCGTCCTCCAGATCAAGTGAATGAT ACATTATCTACTGGAAAAATCGAAGTTGTTGCTGAAGATTTTGCTGTCCTAAATCCAGCTAATAAAGATTTGCCATTTTCCATAAGGAAGTACAATAAA GCTAAAGAATTTTTGCAGATGAAGCACCGATACCTTTCTCTCCGTTTTCCTGAATTGCAGCGGAATCTTCGTTTAAGGTCTCAAATGATAAACTTGATGAGGAAGTTCCTCATCAAGGCATGTGCCTTTGTGGAAGTGGAAACTCCAACGCTGTTCAGAAGGACTCCTGGG GGAGCTCAAGAGTTTCTGGTGCCAACTCAGCAAGCAGGCCAATTTTATTCATTGGTACAGAGCCCACAACAGCTGAAGCAGTTATTGATGGTTGGTGGCATAGACCGTTACTTTCAG GTGGCAAGATGCTACAGAGATGAATCTGCTAGACCTGATAGACAACCGGAATTTACACAG CTTGACATTGAGATGTCTTTCTGCTCCCGTGATGGTGTGATGGATTTAGTGGAGGAGATATTGTTGCACAGTTGGCACGTGTGCACAACAAACTCCAATCCACCTCCGTTCCCTCGAATCGCTTACGAGGAGGCAATGGCATCATATGGTACGGACAAACCTGATACGAGGTTTGAAATGATG TTGACAGATGTAACTGGAGTCTTCAATGAATCAAGTTCCAAAATTGGCTCCATAGTCAAGTCTAAACCATCTTTTAGAGCTGCATGCTTCGTGATTCCCAAAGTACTt GGTTGTGACTACATTTCTAGGACAGTCTTAAAGAGACTTGAGGATGAGGTGAGGAAGGCAGTCAAGGAGACCAAATCAGTGCACGTTTTTACAGAAAAACTGTCTTTGGATGGAGATCACCAGCGATTTGCTGCATCGCTATCTGCTAATCCAGGTGACTGGATTTTTGCTGCTGTCGGAGAAAAACGTGACATA TTGCCCTTTCTTGGTAGGCTGCGGCTGACAGTGGCTGACTTCCTGGAGTCCAAAGGAGTCAGAGTGCGAGAAGAAGGCTTTCGTTTCCTGTGGGTCGAGGACTTCCCCTTGTTCTTCCCCATGGAGGAAGGCAATGAGATAGGGACAGAATTGGAGTCTGCGCACCATCCCTTTACGCAACCCCACCCAGATGACCTTCACTTACTGCCCCAGGAACCACTCAAG gtgAGAGGTCTTCACTATGACCTGGTGTGCAATGGCTGTGAGATTGGAGGTGGCTCGGCCCGCATCCATGACGAAGGGTTGCAGCGAATGATCCTCGATAAACTGGCCATCAACAGTGAGGCTTTGTCTCACTTACTGCAGGCCCTCGGCAGTGGATGCCCCCCACATGCTGGAATTGCCCTCG GCCTAGATCGCATGGTGGCTTTGGCCGTGGGTGCAGAAAGTGTCCGTGAAGTGATGGCCTTCCCCAAAGGGTCCGATGGCCAGGACATAATGGCCGGCTCGCCTTCAGCTGTGACTCAGGAAGAACTTGACCTGTATCACATCAGCATCAAGTTGCCAAAAGGGCAaacgtga
- the LOC124169216 gene encoding aspartate--tRNA ligase, mitochondrial isoform X2: protein MGTVKPVNLIFRCTRPHLCSRSPLRVCPLVSHIRRINRVDSKYCSIASYSHIRWFSAFVGAQEDPHECHAINESSPENKFVGMRTHTCGSLSEKDVGSSVRLCGWLQYSRLSRFAIIRDSYGLTQVIIPDERKDLAHKLSETSFESVVRVNGRVILRPPDQVNDTLSTGKIEVVAEDFAVLNPANKDLPFSIRKYNKAKEFLQMKHRYLSLRFPELQRNLRLRSQMINLMRKFLIKACAFVEVETPTLFRRTPGGAQEFLVPTQQAGQFYSLVQSPQQLKQLLMVGGIDRYFQVARCYRDESARPDRQPEFTQLDIEMSFCSRDGVMDLVEEILLHSWHVCTTNSNPPPFPRIAYEEAMASYGTDKPDTRFEMMLTDVTGVFNESSSKIGSIVKSKPSFRAACFVIPKVLGCDYISRTVLKRLEDEVRKAVKETKSVHVFTEKLSLDGDHQRFAASLSANPGDWIFAAVGEKRDILPFLGRLRLTVADFLESKGVRVREEGFRFLWVEDFPLFFPMEEGNEIGTELESAHHPFTQPHPDDLHLLPQEPLKVRGLHYDLVCNGCEIGGGSARIHDEGLQRMILDKLAINSEALSHLLQALGSGCPPHAGIALGT, encoded by the exons ATGGGTACCGTAAAACCTGTTAACCTGATTTTCCGCTGCACTCGACCGCACCTATGTAGTAGGTCACCCCTGAGAGTGTGTCCACTCGTCTCTCACATCAGGCGTATTAATCGAGTTGATTCTAAATACTGTAGCATTGCTAGTTACTCCCATATAAGATGGTTCTCAGCATTTGTTGGAGCGCAAGAAGATCCTCACG AGTGTCATGCGATAAATGAAAGTTCCCCAGAGAACAAATTCGTCGGAATGAGAACTCACACATGTGGTTCGCTGAGTGAAAAGGATGTGGGGTCCTCGGTTCGTCTGTGTGGATGGTTGCAGTATAGTAGACTGAGCCGATTTGCTATTATTAGGGACAGTTATGGGCTAACCCAAGTTATAATACCGGATGAG AGAAAGGATCTTGCTCATAAATTAAGTGAAACCAGTTTTGAATCAGTTGTACGTGTTAACGGAAGAGTAATTCTTCGTCCTCCAGATCAAGTGAATGAT ACATTATCTACTGGAAAAATCGAAGTTGTTGCTGAAGATTTTGCTGTCCTAAATCCAGCTAATAAAGATTTGCCATTTTCCATAAGGAAGTACAATAAA GCTAAAGAATTTTTGCAGATGAAGCACCGATACCTTTCTCTCCGTTTTCCTGAATTGCAGCGGAATCTTCGTTTAAGGTCTCAAATGATAAACTTGATGAGGAAGTTCCTCATCAAGGCATGTGCCTTTGTGGAAGTGGAAACTCCAACGCTGTTCAGAAGGACTCCTGGG GGAGCTCAAGAGTTTCTGGTGCCAACTCAGCAAGCAGGCCAATTTTATTCATTGGTACAGAGCCCACAACAGCTGAAGCAGTTATTGATGGTTGGTGGCATAGACCGTTACTTTCAG GTGGCAAGATGCTACAGAGATGAATCTGCTAGACCTGATAGACAACCGGAATTTACACAG CTTGACATTGAGATGTCTTTCTGCTCCCGTGATGGTGTGATGGATTTAGTGGAGGAGATATTGTTGCACAGTTGGCACGTGTGCACAACAAACTCCAATCCACCTCCGTTCCCTCGAATCGCTTACGAGGAGGCAATGGCATCATATGGTACGGACAAACCTGATACGAGGTTTGAAATGATG TTGACAGATGTAACTGGAGTCTTCAATGAATCAAGTTCCAAAATTGGCTCCATAGTCAAGTCTAAACCATCTTTTAGAGCTGCATGCTTCGTGATTCCCAAAGTACTt GGTTGTGACTACATTTCTAGGACAGTCTTAAAGAGACTTGAGGATGAGGTGAGGAAGGCAGTCAAGGAGACCAAATCAGTGCACGTTTTTACAGAAAAACTGTCTTTGGATGGAGATCACCAGCGATTTGCTGCATCGCTATCTGCTAATCCAGGTGACTGGATTTTTGCTGCTGTCGGAGAAAAACGTGACATA TTGCCCTTTCTTGGTAGGCTGCGGCTGACAGTGGCTGACTTCCTGGAGTCCAAAGGAGTCAGAGTGCGAGAAGAAGGCTTTCGTTTCCTGTGGGTCGAGGACTTCCCCTTGTTCTTCCCCATGGAGGAAGGCAATGAGATAGGGACAGAATTGGAGTCTGCGCACCATCCCTTTACGCAACCCCACCCAGATGACCTTCACTTACTGCCCCAGGAACCACTCAAG gtgAGAGGTCTTCACTATGACCTGGTGTGCAATGGCTGTGAGATTGGAGGTGGCTCGGCCCGCATCCATGACGAAGGGTTGCAGCGAATGATCCTCGATAAACTGGCCATCAACAGTGAGGCTTTGTCTCACTTACTGCAGGCCCTCGGCAGTGGATGCCCCCCACATGCTGGAATTGCCCTCGGTACGTGA
- the LOC124169216 gene encoding aspartate--tRNA ligase, mitochondrial isoform X4: MGTVKPVNLIFRCTRPHLCSRSPLRVCPLVSHIRRINRVDSKYCSIASYSHIRWFSAFVGAQEDPHECHAINESSPENKFVGMRTHTCGSLSEKDVGSSVRLCGWLQYSRLSRFAIIRDSYGLTQVIIPDERKDLAHKLSETSFESVVRVNGRVILRPPDQVNDTLSTGKIEVVAEDFAVLNPANKDLPFSIRKYNKAKEFLQMKHRYLSLRFPELQRNLRLRSQMINLMRKFLIKACAFVEVETPTLFRRTPGGAQEFLVPTQQAGQFYSLVQSPQQLKQLLMVGGIDRYFQVARCYRDESARPDRQPEFTQLDIEMSFCSRDGVMDLVEEILLHSWHVCTTNSNPPPFPRIAYEEAMASYGTDKPDTRFEMMLPFLGRLRLTVADFLESKGVRVREEGFRFLWVEDFPLFFPMEEGNEIGTELESAHHPFTQPHPDDLHLLPQEPLKVRGLHYDLVCNGCEIGGGSARIHDEGLQRMILDKLAINSEALSHLLQALGSGCPPHAGIALGLDRMVALAVGAESVREVMAFPKGSDGQDIMAGSPSAVTQEELDLYHISIKLPKGQT; the protein is encoded by the exons ATGGGTACCGTAAAACCTGTTAACCTGATTTTCCGCTGCACTCGACCGCACCTATGTAGTAGGTCACCCCTGAGAGTGTGTCCACTCGTCTCTCACATCAGGCGTATTAATCGAGTTGATTCTAAATACTGTAGCATTGCTAGTTACTCCCATATAAGATGGTTCTCAGCATTTGTTGGAGCGCAAGAAGATCCTCACG AGTGTCATGCGATAAATGAAAGTTCCCCAGAGAACAAATTCGTCGGAATGAGAACTCACACATGTGGTTCGCTGAGTGAAAAGGATGTGGGGTCCTCGGTTCGTCTGTGTGGATGGTTGCAGTATAGTAGACTGAGCCGATTTGCTATTATTAGGGACAGTTATGGGCTAACCCAAGTTATAATACCGGATGAG AGAAAGGATCTTGCTCATAAATTAAGTGAAACCAGTTTTGAATCAGTTGTACGTGTTAACGGAAGAGTAATTCTTCGTCCTCCAGATCAAGTGAATGAT ACATTATCTACTGGAAAAATCGAAGTTGTTGCTGAAGATTTTGCTGTCCTAAATCCAGCTAATAAAGATTTGCCATTTTCCATAAGGAAGTACAATAAA GCTAAAGAATTTTTGCAGATGAAGCACCGATACCTTTCTCTCCGTTTTCCTGAATTGCAGCGGAATCTTCGTTTAAGGTCTCAAATGATAAACTTGATGAGGAAGTTCCTCATCAAGGCATGTGCCTTTGTGGAAGTGGAAACTCCAACGCTGTTCAGAAGGACTCCTGGG GGAGCTCAAGAGTTTCTGGTGCCAACTCAGCAAGCAGGCCAATTTTATTCATTGGTACAGAGCCCACAACAGCTGAAGCAGTTATTGATGGTTGGTGGCATAGACCGTTACTTTCAG GTGGCAAGATGCTACAGAGATGAATCTGCTAGACCTGATAGACAACCGGAATTTACACAG CTTGACATTGAGATGTCTTTCTGCTCCCGTGATGGTGTGATGGATTTAGTGGAGGAGATATTGTTGCACAGTTGGCACGTGTGCACAACAAACTCCAATCCACCTCCGTTCCCTCGAATCGCTTACGAGGAGGCAATGGCATCATATGGTACGGACAAACCTGATACGAGGTTTGAAATGATG TTGCCCTTTCTTGGTAGGCTGCGGCTGACAGTGGCTGACTTCCTGGAGTCCAAAGGAGTCAGAGTGCGAGAAGAAGGCTTTCGTTTCCTGTGGGTCGAGGACTTCCCCTTGTTCTTCCCCATGGAGGAAGGCAATGAGATAGGGACAGAATTGGAGTCTGCGCACCATCCCTTTACGCAACCCCACCCAGATGACCTTCACTTACTGCCCCAGGAACCACTCAAG gtgAGAGGTCTTCACTATGACCTGGTGTGCAATGGCTGTGAGATTGGAGGTGGCTCGGCCCGCATCCATGACGAAGGGTTGCAGCGAATGATCCTCGATAAACTGGCCATCAACAGTGAGGCTTTGTCTCACTTACTGCAGGCCCTCGGCAGTGGATGCCCCCCACATGCTGGAATTGCCCTCG GCCTAGATCGCATGGTGGCTTTGGCCGTGGGTGCAGAAAGTGTCCGTGAAGTGATGGCCTTCCCCAAAGGGTCCGATGGCCAGGACATAATGGCCGGCTCGCCTTCAGCTGTGACTCAGGAAGAACTTGACCTGTATCACATCAGCATCAAGTTGCCAAAAGGGCAaacgtga
- the LOC124169216 gene encoding aspartate--tRNA ligase, mitochondrial isoform X1: MGTVKPVNLIFRCTRPHLCSRSPLRVCPLVSHIRRINRVDSKYCSIASYSHIRWFSAFVGAQEDPHECHAINESSPENKFVGMRTHTCGSLSEKDVGSSVRLCGWLQYSRLSRFAIIRDSYGLTQVIIPDERKDLAHKLSETSFESVVRVNGRVILRPPDQVNDTLSTGKIEVVAEDFAVLNPANKDLPFSIRKYNKAKEFLQMKHRYLSLRFPELQRNLRLRSQMINLMRKFLIKACAFVEVETPTLFRRTPGGAQEFLVPTQQAGQFYSLVQSPQQLKQLLMVGGIDRYFQVARCYRDESARPDRQPEFTQLDIEMSFCSRDGVMDLVEEILLHSWHVCTTNSNPPPFPRIAYEEAMASYGTDKPDTRFEMMLTDVTGVFNESSSKIGSIVKSKPSFRAACFVIPKVLGCDYISRTVLKRLEDEVRKAVKETKSVHVFTEKLSLDGDHQRFAASLSANPGDWIFAAVGEKRDILPFLGRLRLTVADFLESKGVRVREEGFRFLWVEDFPLFFPMEEGNEIGTELESAHHPFTQPHPDDLHLLPQEPLKVRGLHYDLVCNGCEIGGGSARIHDEGLQRMILDKLAINSEALSHLLQALGSGCPPHAGIALGLDRMVALAVGAESVREVMAFPKGSDGQDIMAGSPSAVTQEELDLYHISIKLPKGQT, from the exons ATGGGTACCGTAAAACCTGTTAACCTGATTTTCCGCTGCACTCGACCGCACCTATGTAGTAGGTCACCCCTGAGAGTGTGTCCACTCGTCTCTCACATCAGGCGTATTAATCGAGTTGATTCTAAATACTGTAGCATTGCTAGTTACTCCCATATAAGATGGTTCTCAGCATTTGTTGGAGCGCAAGAAGATCCTCACG AGTGTCATGCGATAAATGAAAGTTCCCCAGAGAACAAATTCGTCGGAATGAGAACTCACACATGTGGTTCGCTGAGTGAAAAGGATGTGGGGTCCTCGGTTCGTCTGTGTGGATGGTTGCAGTATAGTAGACTGAGCCGATTTGCTATTATTAGGGACAGTTATGGGCTAACCCAAGTTATAATACCGGATGAG AGAAAGGATCTTGCTCATAAATTAAGTGAAACCAGTTTTGAATCAGTTGTACGTGTTAACGGAAGAGTAATTCTTCGTCCTCCAGATCAAGTGAATGAT ACATTATCTACTGGAAAAATCGAAGTTGTTGCTGAAGATTTTGCTGTCCTAAATCCAGCTAATAAAGATTTGCCATTTTCCATAAGGAAGTACAATAAA GCTAAAGAATTTTTGCAGATGAAGCACCGATACCTTTCTCTCCGTTTTCCTGAATTGCAGCGGAATCTTCGTTTAAGGTCTCAAATGATAAACTTGATGAGGAAGTTCCTCATCAAGGCATGTGCCTTTGTGGAAGTGGAAACTCCAACGCTGTTCAGAAGGACTCCTGGG GGAGCTCAAGAGTTTCTGGTGCCAACTCAGCAAGCAGGCCAATTTTATTCATTGGTACAGAGCCCACAACAGCTGAAGCAGTTATTGATGGTTGGTGGCATAGACCGTTACTTTCAG GTGGCAAGATGCTACAGAGATGAATCTGCTAGACCTGATAGACAACCGGAATTTACACAG CTTGACATTGAGATGTCTTTCTGCTCCCGTGATGGTGTGATGGATTTAGTGGAGGAGATATTGTTGCACAGTTGGCACGTGTGCACAACAAACTCCAATCCACCTCCGTTCCCTCGAATCGCTTACGAGGAGGCAATGGCATCATATGGTACGGACAAACCTGATACGAGGTTTGAAATGATG TTGACAGATGTAACTGGAGTCTTCAATGAATCAAGTTCCAAAATTGGCTCCATAGTCAAGTCTAAACCATCTTTTAGAGCTGCATGCTTCGTGATTCCCAAAGTACTt GGTTGTGACTACATTTCTAGGACAGTCTTAAAGAGACTTGAGGATGAGGTGAGGAAGGCAGTCAAGGAGACCAAATCAGTGCACGTTTTTACAGAAAAACTGTCTTTGGATGGAGATCACCAGCGATTTGCTGCATCGCTATCTGCTAATCCAGGTGACTGGATTTTTGCTGCTGTCGGAGAAAAACGTGACATA TTGCCCTTTCTTGGTAGGCTGCGGCTGACAGTGGCTGACTTCCTGGAGTCCAAAGGAGTCAGAGTGCGAGAAGAAGGCTTTCGTTTCCTGTGGGTCGAGGACTTCCCCTTGTTCTTCCCCATGGAGGAAGGCAATGAGATAGGGACAGAATTGGAGTCTGCGCACCATCCCTTTACGCAACCCCACCCAGATGACCTTCACTTACTGCCCCAGGAACCACTCAAG gtgAGAGGTCTTCACTATGACCTGGTGTGCAATGGCTGTGAGATTGGAGGTGGCTCGGCCCGCATCCATGACGAAGGGTTGCAGCGAATGATCCTCGATAAACTGGCCATCAACAGTGAGGCTTTGTCTCACTTACTGCAGGCCCTCGGCAGTGGATGCCCCCCACATGCTGGAATTGCCCTCG GCCTAGATCGCATGGTGGCTTTGGCCGTGGGTGCAGAAAGTGTCCGTGAAGTGATGGCCTTCCCCAAAGGGTCCGATGGCCAGGACATAATGGCCGGCTCGCCTTCAGCTGTGACTCAGGAAGAACTTGACCTGTATCACATCAGCATCAAGTTGCCAAAAGGGCAaacgtga